One segment of Peromyscus leucopus breed LL Stock chromosome 5, UCI_PerLeu_2.1, whole genome shotgun sequence DNA contains the following:
- the Tsnaxip1 gene encoding translin-associated factor X-interacting protein 1 isoform X1: protein MASPGTRYQSFSKSRTRAQSSEETTGAKSFEKRKLSQKRRTLPLQFSMGGHLSPWPTYTSGQTILHKRKPCSEDCRKRANSWQQQPLGASKPRYLEQLENYLRKELLLLDLGTDSAQELRLQPYREIFEFFIEDFKTYKPLLSSIKNAYEVMLAHQREKIRSLEPLKAKIVSMNEDCSERILAMRAEEKYEISLLKKEKMNLLKLIDKKNEEKISLQSEVTKLRKSLAEEYLRYLTERDARKILIGDLNELRYQREDMSLAQSPGVWGEDPVKLSLALKMTRQDLTRTQMELNTMKANFGDVVPRRDFERQEKINMELQEQLESLRADYEEVRKEHELLLQLHMTTLKERDQFHHELEEIHRTSTPRPDWTKCEGIILGGAERWLMLAEGKNSDQLVDVLLEEIGSGLLREKDFFPGLGFGESVPAFLRFDGPVENKKPSKKEVVNLLVDAWKERIAEEQKESFPDFFFNFLERRFGTNDAIAWAYTIFESIKLFHSNEIMSQFYAVLIGKKLESVYVNQMETLSHLQKEMANADTQNEGLISMEQFCNILKNAFPLKKEEQIQELMEAAGWGPDNSSTEVFSYRILFTEDEEGQSEPFVQKLREQYDSEKEAYLEELKQDLELELSDEVNLLKMRGALMNIDPSLDKQTLSTYLSQAFQLPVAELPLEDDEKQEEIVVKLETAIERLQIADIKRVGPRGEPEPTS from the exons CCCTTGCAGTTTTCCATGGGTGGCCACCTGTCCCCATGGCCGACGTACACCAGTGGCCAGACGATTCTGCATAAACGAAAGCCCTGTTCAGAGGACTGCCGGAAAAGAGCCAA TAGCTGGCAGCAGCAGCCCCTGGGCGCTTCCAAGCCCAGGTACCTGGAGCAACTGGAGAACTACCTGCGCAAGGAGCTCCTCCTGCTGGACCTGGGCACGGACTCTGCACAAGAGCTGAGGCTGCAG CCTTACAGGGAGATCTTTGAGTTCTTCATAGAGGATTTCAAGACATACAAGCCATTGTTATCCTCCATCAAGAATGCATATGAGGTGATGCTGG CCCACCAAAGGGAGAAAATTCGGTCCCTGGAGCCCCTGAAGGCCAAGATCGTCAGTATGAACGAGGACTGCAGTGAGAGGATCCTGGCCATGAGGGCTGAGGAGAAATATGAAATCTCCTTGCTCAAGAAAGAGAAGATGAATTTGCTAAAACTCATTgataaaaagaatgaagagaagatCTCCTTGCAGAGTGAG GTGACTAAACTGAGGAAGAGCTTGGCTGAGGAATACCTTCGCTACCTTACCGAGCGAGATGCCCGCAAGATTCTTATTGGGGACCTGAATGAGCTGCGATACCAGCGAGAAGACATGTCACTAGCCCAGTCCCCAG GTGTTTGGGGAGAGGATCCTGTGAAGCTATCGCTGGCACTGAAGATGACTCGACAAGACCTGACCCGCACTCAGATGGAACTCAACACCATGAAAGCCAACTTTGGAGATGTGGTACCCAGGAGAGACTTTGAAAGGCAGGAGAAGATCAACATGGAACTTCAAGAGCAG CTGGAAAGTCTGAGAGCTGACTATGAAGAGGTCCGAAAGGAACACGAGTTACTGCTGCAGTTGCACATGACCACACTGAAGGAGCGGGACCAGTTCCATCATGAGCTAGAGGAGATCCATCGCACCTCCACCCCTCGACCTGACTGGACCAAATGCGAAG GCATCATATTAGGGGGTGCAGAACGCTGGCTAATGCTGGCCGAAGGAAAGAACAGTGACCAGCTGGTGGATGTGTTGCTGGAGGAGATTGGCAGTGGTCTGCTTCGGGAGAAAGACTTCTTCCCTGGTCTG GGCTTTGGGGAATCTGTCCCTGCTTTCCTTCGGTTTGATGGCCCTGTGGAGAACAAGAAGCCGAGCAAGAAGGAGGTGGTCAATCTTCTTGTAGATGCCTGGAAGGAACGTATTGCAGAGGAGCAG AAAGAGTcattcccagatttcttcttcaattttctgGAGCGTCGCTTCGGGACCAATGATGCCATAGCCTGGGCTTACACCATTTTTGAAAGTATCAAGCTCTTTCACTCCAATGAGATCATGAGTCAGTTCTATGCAGTCTTGATAGGCAAG AAGCTGGAGAGTGTATATGTCAACCAAATGGAGACACTGTCCCATCTGCAGAAGGAGATGGCAAATGCTGACACTCAGAATGAGGGGTTAATATCCATGGAGCAATTCTG CAACATCCTCAAGAACGCCTTTCCTCTCAAGAAGGAAGAACAAATTCAGGAGCTAATGGAGGCAGCAGGCTGGGGTCCAGACAACAGCAGTACAGAAGTGTTCAGCTACCGAATATTGTTTactgag GATGAGGAGGGTCAGAGTGAGCCGTTTGTGCAAAAGCTGCGGGAACAGTACGACAGTGAGAAGGAGGCATACTTAGAAGAACTGAAGCAGGATTTGGAACTAGAGCT CTCCGATGAGGTGAACCTACTGAAGATGCGTGGGGCCCTGATGAACATCGATCCCAGCCTGGACAAGCAGACGCTGAGCACCTACCTGAGCCAGGCCTTTCAGCTCCCTGTGGCAGAACTGCCCTTGGAGGATGATGAGAAGCAGGAGGAAATTGTAGTAAAACTCGAGACTGCGATTGAACGGCTTCAGATAGCAGACATCAAGCGTGTAGGACCGCGAGGAGAGCCAGAGCCAACGAGCTAG
- the Tsnaxip1 gene encoding translin-associated factor X-interacting protein 1 isoform X2: MLAHQREKIRSLEPLKAKIVSMNEDCSERILAMRAEEKYEISLLKKEKMNLLKLIDKKNEEKISLQSEVTKLRKSLAEEYLRYLTERDARKILIGDLNELRYQREDMSLAQSPGVWGEDPVKLSLALKMTRQDLTRTQMELNTMKANFGDVVPRRDFERQEKINMELQEQLESLRADYEEVRKEHELLLQLHMTTLKERDQFHHELEEIHRTSTPRPDWTKCEGIILGGAERWLMLAEGKNSDQLVDVLLEEIGSGLLREKDFFPGLGFGESVPAFLRFDGPVENKKPSKKEVVNLLVDAWKERIAEEQKESFPDFFFNFLERRFGTNDAIAWAYTIFESIKLFHSNEIMSQFYAVLIGKKLESVYVNQMETLSHLQKEMANADTQNEGLISMEQFCNILKNAFPLKKEEQIQELMEAAGWGPDNSSTEVFSYRILFTEDEEGQSEPFVQKLREQYDSEKEAYLEELKQDLELELSDEVNLLKMRGALMNIDPSLDKQTLSTYLSQAFQLPVAELPLEDDEKQEEIVVKLETAIERLQIADIKRVGPRGEPEPTS, translated from the exons ATGCTGG CCCACCAAAGGGAGAAAATTCGGTCCCTGGAGCCCCTGAAGGCCAAGATCGTCAGTATGAACGAGGACTGCAGTGAGAGGATCCTGGCCATGAGGGCTGAGGAGAAATATGAAATCTCCTTGCTCAAGAAAGAGAAGATGAATTTGCTAAAACTCATTgataaaaagaatgaagagaagatCTCCTTGCAGAGTGAG GTGACTAAACTGAGGAAGAGCTTGGCTGAGGAATACCTTCGCTACCTTACCGAGCGAGATGCCCGCAAGATTCTTATTGGGGACCTGAATGAGCTGCGATACCAGCGAGAAGACATGTCACTAGCCCAGTCCCCAG GTGTTTGGGGAGAGGATCCTGTGAAGCTATCGCTGGCACTGAAGATGACTCGACAAGACCTGACCCGCACTCAGATGGAACTCAACACCATGAAAGCCAACTTTGGAGATGTGGTACCCAGGAGAGACTTTGAAAGGCAGGAGAAGATCAACATGGAACTTCAAGAGCAG CTGGAAAGTCTGAGAGCTGACTATGAAGAGGTCCGAAAGGAACACGAGTTACTGCTGCAGTTGCACATGACCACACTGAAGGAGCGGGACCAGTTCCATCATGAGCTAGAGGAGATCCATCGCACCTCCACCCCTCGACCTGACTGGACCAAATGCGAAG GCATCATATTAGGGGGTGCAGAACGCTGGCTAATGCTGGCCGAAGGAAAGAACAGTGACCAGCTGGTGGATGTGTTGCTGGAGGAGATTGGCAGTGGTCTGCTTCGGGAGAAAGACTTCTTCCCTGGTCTG GGCTTTGGGGAATCTGTCCCTGCTTTCCTTCGGTTTGATGGCCCTGTGGAGAACAAGAAGCCGAGCAAGAAGGAGGTGGTCAATCTTCTTGTAGATGCCTGGAAGGAACGTATTGCAGAGGAGCAG AAAGAGTcattcccagatttcttcttcaattttctgGAGCGTCGCTTCGGGACCAATGATGCCATAGCCTGGGCTTACACCATTTTTGAAAGTATCAAGCTCTTTCACTCCAATGAGATCATGAGTCAGTTCTATGCAGTCTTGATAGGCAAG AAGCTGGAGAGTGTATATGTCAACCAAATGGAGACACTGTCCCATCTGCAGAAGGAGATGGCAAATGCTGACACTCAGAATGAGGGGTTAATATCCATGGAGCAATTCTG CAACATCCTCAAGAACGCCTTTCCTCTCAAGAAGGAAGAACAAATTCAGGAGCTAATGGAGGCAGCAGGCTGGGGTCCAGACAACAGCAGTACAGAAGTGTTCAGCTACCGAATATTGTTTactgag GATGAGGAGGGTCAGAGTGAGCCGTTTGTGCAAAAGCTGCGGGAACAGTACGACAGTGAGAAGGAGGCATACTTAGAAGAACTGAAGCAGGATTTGGAACTAGAGCT CTCCGATGAGGTGAACCTACTGAAGATGCGTGGGGCCCTGATGAACATCGATCCCAGCCTGGACAAGCAGACGCTGAGCACCTACCTGAGCCAGGCCTTTCAGCTCCCTGTGGCAGAACTGCCCTTGGAGGATGATGAGAAGCAGGAGGAAATTGTAGTAAAACTCGAGACTGCGATTGAACGGCTTCAGATAGCAGACATCAAGCGTGTAGGACCGCGAGGAGAGCCAGAGCCAACGAGCTAG